One part of the Candidatus Neomarinimicrobiota bacterium genome encodes these proteins:
- a CDS encoding UDP-2,3-diacylglucosamine diphosphatase, which produces MKGKKADLPLPFTFISDVHFTTELTNRELAKRKKVFALLEDVKKGGGTLFILGDFFDFWWDQNDYIPSQLQDVYTKLKALRNAGIPIHLIGGNHDFWLYKFLCPSLNITFYDDHMDFFHRGIRFYLTHGDGLLKDDTGYRWMKRLLRFPLAIWALNRFRIEGIYATARKISHTSREYTSKKWSNLNAMANEMLDYLQNKNREGYDIAMMGHVHYPSRRTENGKEAMVLGDWMKHASYAVWDGEALHHLEWQGEKPRPLIYEPVPTES; this is translated from the coding sequence ATGAAGGGGAAGAAAGCAGACCTTCCCCTTCCTTTTACCTTTATATCGGATGTTCACTTTACAACCGAACTGACCAACCGGGAACTGGCAAAACGTAAAAAGGTCTTTGCCCTTCTTGAGGATGTGAAAAAAGGCGGGGGAACCCTCTTTATTCTCGGTGATTTTTTTGATTTCTGGTGGGATCAGAATGACTATATCCCAAGTCAGTTGCAGGATGTATACACTAAACTGAAAGCATTGAGGAATGCAGGAATTCCCATCCACCTCATTGGCGGTAATCATGATTTCTGGCTCTATAAATTTCTTTGTCCATCTCTGAATATCACCTTTTATGACGATCACATGGATTTTTTTCATCGGGGAATACGGTTTTATCTCACCCATGGAGATGGTTTATTAAAAGATGACACAGGCTACCGTTGGATGAAGCGTTTGCTTCGTTTCCCTTTAGCCATTTGGGCACTGAATCGTTTCCGTATTGAGGGGATTTATGCCACGGCCCGGAAAATCAGTCACACAAGCCGTGAATACACCTCTAAAAAATGGTCAAATCTCAACGCCATGGCGAATGAAATGCTGGATTACCTGCAGAATAAAAACCGTGAGGGGTATGATATTGCTATGATGGGACATGTCCATTATCCCTCAAGGCGGACAGAAAATGGGAAGGAAGCCATGGTACTGGGAGATTGGATGAAGCATGCCAGCTATGCTGTTTGGGACGGGGAAGCTCTTCACCATCTGGAGTGGCAAGGTGAAAAACCCCGCCCGTTAATCTATGAACCGGTGCCTACTGAATCCTGA
- the hslV gene encoding ATP-dependent protease subunit HslV, protein MNQIHGTTILGIRRNGKVAIAGDGQVTMGQTIMKAGAVKVRSLYHDQILAGFAGATADAFTLFEKFEEKLQNYKGNITRASVELAKEWRSDKYLRRLEALLIVLNKEAGYILSGTGDVVDADDGIYAIGSGGPYAQAAARALVAYTDLSAREIAEISLKIAASICIYTNENITVMEL, encoded by the coding sequence ATGAATCAAATACATGGAACAACCATTCTGGGTATTCGGCGAAACGGAAAAGTGGCTATTGCCGGAGACGGTCAGGTGACCATGGGGCAAACGATCATGAAAGCCGGAGCTGTGAAGGTACGCTCCCTTTATCATGATCAGATATTGGCCGGCTTTGCCGGAGCCACAGCCGATGCCTTTACTCTTTTCGAAAAATTTGAGGAAAAACTGCAAAACTATAAAGGGAACATTACCCGTGCATCTGTCGAATTGGCAAAAGAGTGGCGGAGTGATAAATACCTGCGTCGTTTGGAAGCCCTTCTGATTGTTCTGAATAAAGAAGCTGGGTATATTCTCAGTGGTACAGGGGATGTGGTGGATGCCGACGACGGAATATATGCCATCGGCTCCGGCGGTCCGTACGCTCAGGCAGCTGCACGGGCCCTGGTGGCTTACACCGATTTATCCGCCAGGGAGATTGCAGAAATATCCCTGAAAATTGCGGCATCTATTTGTATTTATACCAATGAAAATATTACGGTAATGGAGTTGTAA
- the argF gene encoding ornithine carbamoyltransferase, with product MSFNLKGRHLLTLKDYSPEEIRFLVKLAEKLKADKYAGIFAENLKHKNIALIFEKTSTRTRCAFVVAAVDEGAHPEFLGKNDIQLGKKESVADTARVLGRMFDGIQFRGFAHSTVETLAEYAGVPVWNGLTDKYHPTQVLADLLTVQEQLGRLKGIRFAYVGDGRNNMANSLMIGAAKMGMDFRIGAPASLFPEKTLVDEMLDVSKKTGGKILLTEDPYEAVAHADVIYTDVWVSMGEESEFEARIKLLKPYQVNKKLLESTGHAETIFLHCLPAFHDRNTLIGEEIYRKHGLEAMEVTDDVILSSASRVWDQAENRVHTIKAVMVATLGK from the coding sequence ATGTCATTCAATTTGAAAGGTCGACATTTACTGACACTGAAGGATTATTCTCCGGAGGAAATCCGTTTCCTGGTGAAACTGGCGGAAAAGCTGAAAGCGGATAAATACGCCGGAATTTTTGCGGAAAACCTGAAACACAAAAATATTGCCTTGATTTTTGAAAAAACATCCACCCGGACCCGCTGTGCTTTTGTGGTGGCGGCCGTGGATGAAGGTGCCCATCCTGAATTTCTGGGTAAAAATGACATTCAACTGGGGAAAAAAGAGTCTGTGGCAGATACAGCCCGGGTTTTAGGGCGCATGTTTGACGGTATCCAATTCCGGGGCTTTGCCCATTCCACCGTGGAAACGCTGGCGGAATATGCGGGGGTGCCTGTTTGGAACGGACTGACGGACAAATACCATCCCACACAGGTTCTGGCGGATCTTCTGACCGTGCAGGAACAGTTGGGTCGCCTGAAAGGAATCCGCTTTGCCTACGTGGGGGACGGCCGGAATAATATGGCCAACTCACTCATGATTGGTGCTGCAAAGATGGGAATGGATTTCAGAATTGGTGCGCCGGCTTCCCTTTTCCCCGAAAAAACGCTGGTTGATGAGATGCTGGATGTTTCAAAGAAAACCGGCGGAAAAATCCTCCTGACGGAAGATCCTTATGAAGCTGTGGCTCATGCCGATGTCATTTATACCGATGTGTGGGTCTCCATGGGTGAAGAGTCGGAATTTGAAGCCCGGATCAAACTTCTGAAACCCTATCAGGTGAATAAAAAGCTTTTGGAAAGCACCGGTCATGCCGAAACAATCTTTCTTCACTGTCTACCCGCTTTTCACGACCGGAATACCCTTATCGGTGAAGAAATTTACCGGAAGCACGGCCTTGAAGCTATGGAAGTTACCGATGATGTGATACTGTCTTCGGCCAGCCGTGTCTGGGACCAGGCAGAAAACCGGGTCCATACGATAAAAGCGGTTATGGTGGCCACCCTGGGAAAGTAG
- the hslU gene encoding ATP-dependent protease ATPase subunit HslU: protein MPLKPKEIVEALDLYIVGQQKAKRAVAIALRNRWRRQQVPDNLKEEILPNNIIMIGPTGVGKTEIARRLAYLGNVPFLKVEATKFTEVGYVGRDVESMIRDLVAIAVHMVEQEHEALVWEMAEKIAEERILDILFPVEKKELEDEIEQERVGKTREKLKEMYKNGQFDDRYIEVELQDSLGVGGISIMGPMGGSGIDEASEFLNSAMSNLFGKKKKKKKVKVSEAKKILTEQEADKLVDKAKIQQEALSRVENDGIIFLDEIDKIATSSNSERSADVSRQGVQRDLLPIVEGSTVNTRYGVVRTDHILFIAAGAFHTSKPSDLIPELQGRFPIRVELDSLTTEDFIKILTHPRNALIKQYQALLKAEGVELVVKEEALKVIAEKATEVNDRTENIGARRLHTILTRILDDVMFNAPDTPKKFILDAKTVHENIDDIVTDEDMSRYIL, encoded by the coding sequence ATGCCTTTGAAACCAAAAGAAATTGTCGAAGCCCTCGATTTATATATTGTAGGACAGCAAAAAGCAAAACGGGCTGTAGCCATTGCGCTTCGGAACCGCTGGCGCCGGCAACAGGTGCCGGATAATCTGAAGGAAGAAATCCTTCCGAATAATATCATCATGATTGGCCCCACCGGTGTAGGGAAGACGGAAATCGCGCGCCGGTTGGCCTATCTGGGCAATGTGCCTTTCCTGAAAGTGGAAGCCACAAAATTTACCGAAGTGGGGTATGTGGGCCGTGATGTGGAATCCATGATCCGTGACCTGGTGGCCATTGCCGTTCACATGGTGGAACAGGAACATGAAGCCCTGGTCTGGGAAATGGCGGAAAAAATTGCCGAAGAACGGATTCTGGATATCCTTTTCCCCGTGGAAAAGAAAGAACTGGAAGATGAAATTGAACAGGAACGGGTTGGGAAAACCCGTGAAAAACTGAAAGAAATGTATAAAAACGGTCAATTTGACGACCGGTATATTGAAGTGGAATTGCAGGATTCTCTGGGTGTTGGCGGTATATCTATTATGGGTCCCATGGGAGGCAGCGGCATAGATGAAGCCTCTGAATTTCTGAACAGTGCCATGAGCAATCTTTTTGGAAAAAAGAAAAAAAAGAAGAAAGTGAAGGTCAGCGAGGCTAAAAAAATTCTCACGGAACAGGAAGCGGATAAATTGGTAGATAAAGCCAAAATCCAGCAGGAAGCCCTGAGCCGCGTTGAAAATGATGGTATTATTTTCCTGGATGAAATTGATAAAATTGCCACCAGTTCCAATTCAGAGCGGAGTGCCGATGTAAGCCGGCAAGGTGTGCAACGGGATTTGCTGCCGATTGTGGAAGGATCCACCGTCAATACCCGATACGGGGTTGTGCGGACAGACCATATCCTTTTCATTGCTGCCGGTGCTTTTCATACCAGTAAACCTTCTGATCTGATTCCTGAGCTGCAGGGGCGTTTTCCCATTCGGGTGGAACTGGACAGCCTGACGACCGAGGATTTCATTAAAATCCTGACTCATCCCCGGAATGCCCTGATTAAACAGTATCAGGCTCTTCTCAAAGCTGAAGGGGTTGAACTGGTTGTGAAAGAGGAAGCCCTGAAAGTCATTGCGGAAAAAGCGACGGAGGTAAACGACCGGACCGAGAATATCGGTGCCCGCCGCCTTCATACCATCCTGACCCGCATTTTGGACGATGTGATGTTTAATGCCCCTGATACACCCAAAAAATTCATTCTCGATGCAAAAACCGTCCACGAGAATATCGATGATATCGTGACGGACGAGGATATGAGCAGATATATATTGTAG
- the rpoN gene encoding RNA polymerase factor sigma-54, with protein MTLKLHLSQEQLLKLTPQQIQLSALLQLPIQNLEQAIDEELEKNPALEIDEKATLRKLERKQGDENRESHKTYDDPEYDWESLFSRANRSAGLSYGGQEELPDLPQPDTPGFFEKILQQIRTSGLSEEDMMIAEQIIWNTDSDGYLKVAVENIAYRLNVAPEKVEGVLKLIQQMDPPGIGSRDLRECLLSQLREMDVPDYVVNIVKDHFNDFANHRYEQIIRQLGISREDLNKARKIIGRLNPKPASDDSSFANYVVVPDLIVTEEDGTFQVTVNDGSIPELKISSTYLELASQKKKLDKETRDYLKKKIDSARWFIQSVYQRRDTMIRVMKAIIKRQRHFFEGRPDSLKPMILKDIAEEVGMDISTISRVTNGKYVQTPVGLYELKYFFSEGMKDVDGDDVSTRLIKQALKEIVDREDKRHPLNDEKMVRALKERGFNIARRTVAKYREQMGIPVARLRREL; from the coding sequence ATGACCCTCAAATTACACCTGTCTCAGGAACAACTTCTAAAACTTACACCTCAGCAGATTCAACTCTCTGCTCTGTTACAATTGCCCATCCAAAATCTGGAACAGGCCATTGATGAAGAACTGGAAAAAAATCCTGCACTGGAAATTGACGAAAAGGCAACACTCCGAAAACTGGAACGGAAACAGGGGGATGAAAACCGGGAGAGTCATAAAACCTATGATGATCCGGAATATGACTGGGAATCGCTGTTCAGCCGGGCGAACCGGTCGGCCGGACTCTCATACGGAGGACAGGAAGAGTTACCGGACCTTCCACAACCCGATACCCCCGGATTTTTTGAGAAAATTTTACAGCAGATCCGCACCAGCGGTCTTAGTGAAGAAGACATGATGATTGCCGAACAGATTATCTGGAATACAGACTCCGATGGTTATCTGAAAGTGGCGGTTGAAAATATCGCCTACCGTTTGAATGTTGCACCGGAAAAAGTGGAGGGAGTGCTTAAACTCATTCAGCAGATGGATCCGCCGGGTATCGGTTCACGGGATTTACGGGAATGTCTCTTAAGCCAATTAAGAGAAATGGATGTCCCGGACTATGTGGTAAATATTGTAAAAGACCATTTTAACGATTTTGCCAATCACCGTTACGAGCAAATTATCCGTCAACTGGGAATTTCCCGGGAGGATTTGAATAAAGCACGGAAAATTATCGGCCGCCTGAACCCCAAACCGGCGTCAGATGATTCGTCCTTTGCCAATTATGTGGTGGTTCCCGATCTGATTGTGACTGAAGAGGACGGCACCTTTCAGGTCACGGTGAATGACGGATCCATCCCGGAACTTAAAATTTCATCTACTTATCTGGAGCTGGCGTCTCAAAAGAAGAAATTGGATAAGGAAACCCGCGATTATCTGAAAAAAAAGATTGATTCCGCCCGCTGGTTCATTCAGTCTGTGTATCAGCGCCGTGACACCATGATCCGGGTGATGAAAGCCATCATTAAAAGGCAACGGCACTTTTTTGAAGGACGGCCGGATAGTTTGAAACCCATGATTTTAAAAGATATTGCTGAAGAAGTGGGCATGGATATTTCCACTATCTCACGGGTTACCAACGGCAAGTATGTCCAGACACCCGTGGGGTTATATGAGTTAAAATATTTTTTTTCCGAGGGGATGAAAGATGTGGACGGCGACGATGTATCCACGCGCCTGATTAAACAGGCACTGAAAGAAATTGTGGACCGTGAGGATAAACGGCATCCCCTCAATGATGAAAAAATGGTCCGGGCCTTGAAAGAACGGGGATTCAATATCGCCCGGCGAACCGTGGCAAAATATCGTGAACAAATGGGAATTCCCGTTGCCAGATTAAGACGTGAATTATAA
- the lptB gene encoding LPS export ABC transporter ATP-binding protein codes for MKILKAKNLVKIYGKRKVVDHVSVHAEKGEIVGLLGPNGAGKTTTFYMITGMIRPDAGRIFLDDREITQLPMYKRARLGIGYLSQEASVFRKLSVEDNLRLVLEMMGLRKEEILKEIDRLLDEFHIQHIRKNKAFTLSGGERRRIEIARALASHPDFILLDEPFAGIDPIAVEDIQSIILDLKKRNIGVVITDHNVHETLSITDRSYLLFEGQILKEGTAHFLAEDPDAKKLYLGEKFKLDR; via the coding sequence ATGAAAATTCTGAAAGCGAAAAATCTTGTAAAAATATACGGGAAACGAAAAGTGGTGGATCATGTATCCGTCCATGCCGAAAAAGGGGAAATTGTGGGACTCCTGGGTCCAAACGGTGCAGGAAAAACAACGACTTTTTACATGATTACCGGCATGATCCGCCCCGATGCCGGCCGGATTTTTTTGGATGATAGGGAAATAACACAGCTTCCCATGTATAAACGGGCCAGATTGGGAATCGGTTATCTTTCCCAGGAAGCTTCCGTTTTCAGAAAACTTTCCGTAGAAGATAATCTCCGCCTGGTTCTGGAAATGATGGGTTTGCGCAAAGAAGAGATTTTAAAGGAAATTGACCGCTTACTTGATGAATTCCACATTCAGCATATCCGGAAAAACAAAGCTTTTACTCTGAGTGGCGGAGAACGACGTCGAATTGAAATTGCCCGTGCATTGGCCTCTCACCCGGATTTTATTCTCCTGGATGAGCCCTTTGCCGGTATTGATCCCATCGCCGTTGAGGATATCCAGTCCATTATCCTGGATTTGAAAAAAAGAAATATCGGTGTGGTCATTACAGACCATAATGTCCACGAAACCCTGAGTATTACGGACCGGTCTTACCTGTTGTTCGAAGGACAAATCCTGAAGGAAGGCACAGCCCACTTCCTGGCTGAAGATCCCGATGCGAAAAAACTCTATTTGGGCGAAAAATTCAAACTTGACCGATAA